The following proteins come from a genomic window of Oncorhynchus clarkii lewisi isolate Uvic-CL-2024 chromosome 23, UVic_Ocla_1.0, whole genome shotgun sequence:
- the LOC139381541 gene encoding leucine zipper putative tumor suppressor 2 homolog, whose amino-acid sequence MALVQTLPVSTTDHPKPPTSLDIISLSPVVGGPCGPGATMGSVSSLISGRTYQEQRHCRAASEFSTKTRHNTPTTSCFRLQGDSNTLHSASSLEQLLVINNQTQIQITQLQPPPLPTKKQPRAGNSAGGAGCAAGGGGGAGNGNYGFVTEVVTVGDWNDNHVVAVGSPCSDSEEQRDNRGLNGNIGGPPPKLIPVSGKLEKNMEKFLIRPTAFKPVVPKNRHSVQYLSPRPGGSLSESQGSLNLLLPLPINGNNGNTVVNSPGSYGNVVSLLCSSSSSDSKRNSYSGGRNARSSQSCSTSDSGRNSLSSLPTHSSTGYSLAHSEASGSGGSGVGLEPGAGRTTTTNGGGSVTHGVHSHSTSHGHSNSDSGRSSSSKSTGSGSLSGRGQPLSDSGSCGHSPPPLEGYEGVMRELEEKLRERDLELQQLRENLDENEAAICQVYEEKQRRCERELEEMRQSCSSKMKQATQKAQRVQQALQLQVFQLQQQKKKLQEDFSSLLQDREVLERRCASIQREQIQLGPRLEETKWEVCQKSGEISLLKQQLKEIQSELSQKGGELVVLKSQLREARTDLQNSQARSQEAGSALRTRSLELEVCENELQRRKSEAELLREKVIRLEEESVQLRGALANQGGGQTPANKGQCMSLPLPQGRVGVEGGKGGPSPSMGYREAEEGRLVWGGESDEAKTQRQSAEAVLGLRQQVERLRAELMYERRSSEEQLGGFEEERRVWQEEKEKVIRYQKQLQQNYIQMYRRNRDLERVMRELSLELENRDIEDYDIHSGSNDIHFEEMTATEI is encoded by the exons ATGGCTCTGGTTCAGACCCTGCCTGTGTCCACAACTGACCACCCCAAGCCTCCTACCAGCCTCGacatcatctccctctcccccgtgGTTGGAGGGCCCTGTGGCCCCGGAGCCACCATGGGCTCCGTCAGCAGCCTCATCTCTGGCCGGACCTATCAGGAGCAGCGACACTGCCGGGCCGCCAGCGAGTTCAG CACTAAGACACGCCATAACACCCCAACCACCAGCTGTTTCAGGCTCCAGGGTGATAGCAACACCCTGCACAGCGCGAGCTCCCTGGAACAACTACTGGTCATCAACAACCAGACCCAGATCCAGATCACACAGCTCCAGCCCCCGCCACTGCCCACCAAGAAGCAGCCCCGGGCAGGTAACTCTGCTGGTGGGGCAGGGTGTGCggctggaggtggtggtggtgcagggaATGGAAACTATGGGTTTGTGACTGAGGTGGTGACTGTAGGAGACTGGAATGATAACCATGTGGTGGCGGTCGGGAGTCCGTGTAGCGACTCGGAGGAGCAGAGGGATAACCGAGGTCTCAACGGGAATATTGGCGGTCCGCCGCCCAAACTCATCCCTGTGTCGGGAAAACTGGAGAAG AACATGGAGAAGTTTCTGATCCGTCCCACTGCGTTCAAACCAGTGGTCCCCAAGAACCGTCACTCGGTGCAGTACCTCTCCCCGAGGCCAGGGGGCAGCCTCTCAGAGAGCCAGGGCAGCCTCAACCTCCTCCTGCCCCTACCTATCAATGGGAATAACGGAAATACTGTGGTCAACAGCCCCGGGAGCTACGGAAATGTTgtatctctgctctgctcctcctcttcctcggaCAGCAAAAGGAACTCGTACAGCGGAGGACGCAACGCTCGCAGCAGCCAGTCCTGCTCCACGTCAGACTCTGGCCGTAACTCCCTGTCCAGCCTCCCCACTCACAGCAGTACCGGCTACAGCTTGGCCCACAGCGAGGCCTCTGGGTCTGGAGGGTCCGGGGTGGGCCTGGAGCCTGGGGCTGGAAGAACTACTACTACCAACGGAGGAGGGTCAGTGACCCACGGAGTTCACAGTCACTCAACCTCCCACGGTCACTCTAACTCGGACAGCGGACGTTCGTCATCCAGTAAGAGCACGGGGTCGGGGTCGCTGAGCGGGCGCGGCCAGCCCCTGTCGGACAGTGGGTCGTGTGGGCACTCACCCCCGCCTCTGGAGGGGTACGAGGGGGTGATGAGGGAGCTGGAGGAGAAGCTGAGGGAGAGGGATTTGGAACTGCAGCAGCTCAGAGAGAACCTGGACGAGAACGAAGCCGCCATCTGTCAG GTGTACGAGGAAAAGCAGCGTCGCTGTGAGAGGGAGCTGGAAGAAATGAGACAGAGCTGCTCTTCCAAGATGAAACAGGCTACACAGAAGGCCCAGAGAGTACAACAGGCCTTACAACTACAG GTGTTCCAGCTGCAGCAGCAGAAAAAGAAACTTCAGGAGGActtctcctctctgctacaggacagggaggtgcTGGAGAGGAGGTGTGCCTCCATACAGAGAGAACAGATCCAGTTGGGACCGCGCCTAGAGGAGACGAAGTGGGAG gtGTGTCAGAAATCAGGTGAGATATCCCTGTTGAAACAGCAACTGAAGGAGATCCAGTCAGAGCTGAGCCAGAAGGGTGGGGAGCTGGTGGTCCTGAAGTCCCAGCTGAGGGAGGCCAGGACCGACCTCCAAAACAGCCAGGCCAGGAGCCAGGAGGCTGGTTCGGCCCTGCGGACACGCTCTCTGGAGCTAGAGGTCTGCGAGAATGAGCTCCAGCGCAGGAAGAGCGAGGCTGAGCTTCTCCGCGAGAAAGTCATACGCTTGGAAGAAGAGTCGGTCCAGCTTCGAGGTGCCCTGGCCAATCAGGGAGGAGGCCAGACGCCGGCTAATAAGGGCCAGTGCATGAGCCTGCCCCTCCCCCAGGGCCGTGTGGGTGTGGAGGGTGGAAAGGGGGGCCCCAGCCCCTCTATGGGGTACCGTGAGGCGGAGGAGGGCAGGCTGGTATGGGGAGGGGAGAGTGATGAGGCCAAGACTCAGAGACAGAGTGCTGAAGCTGTGCTTGGACTCAGGCAACAG GTGGAGAGGCTGAGGGCAGAGCTGATGTACGAGAGgaggagcagtgaggagcagCTGGGAGGAttcgaggaggagaggagggtctgGCAGGAGGAGAAGGAAAAGGTGATCCGCTACCAGAAGCAGCTGCAGCAGAACTACATCCAGATGTACAGGAGGAACAGAGATCTGGAGAGGGTGATGAGAGAGCTCAGTCTAGAGCTGGAGAACAGAGACATAGAGGACTACGACATCCACAGCGGCAGCAACGACATCCACTTTGAGGAGATGACCGCTACTGAGATCTAG